In Pongo pygmaeus isolate AG05252 chromosome 13, NHGRI_mPonPyg2-v2.0_pri, whole genome shotgun sequence, one genomic interval encodes:
- the LOC129043654 gene encoding putative uncharacterized protein FAM120A2P isoform X3 — protein MPGMVPPHVPPQMLNIPQTSLQAKPVAPQVPSPGGAPGQGPYPYSLSEPAPLTLDTSGKNLTEQNSYSNIPHEGKHTPLYERSSPINPAQSGSPNHVDSAYFPGSSTSSSSDNDEGSGGATNDSRAFNTCFLTLSVWILGRLQE, from the exons ATGCCTGGGATGGTGCCGCCGCATGTCCCTCCTCAGATGCTCAACATTCCGCAGACCTCTCTGCAAGCAAAGCCCGTG GCCCCACAGGTGCCCAGCCCAGGGGGCGCCCCGGGCCAGGGTCCATACCCGTACAGCCTCTCTGAGCCAGCACCTCTCACTTTGGACACGAGCGGGAAGAATCTGACGGAGCAGAACAGCTACAGCAACATTCCTCACGAAGGGAAGCACACGCCGCTGTATGAGCGGTCCTCACCCATCAACCCGGCCCAGAGCGGCAGCCCCAACCACGTGGATTCCGCCTACTTTCCTGGCTCCTCTACATCGTCATCTTCCGACAACGACGAGGGCAGCGGAGGGGCGACAAA tgacAGCAGAGCTTTCAACACCTGTTTTCTTACACTGAGTGTCTGGATTCTGGGAAGACTCCAGGAGTAG
- the LOC129043654 gene encoding uncharacterized protein LOC129043654 isoform X1, whose amino-acid sequence MTSERDDAGRQVGDQGGSRRGSRRRGKEMVWDAESEGRAEERGAERSAGGTGGKGVGKAVFSNEAGAGRGEPGRGSHALWWGRAACRLKPRGGSSGSPGVPANSRSLPAPLAAPSPLAAERRRIRSSEARAASRLPSVARGRRLRRGGGGDRGTSLAQPGARAGPSPTLLWPLTPGSPAPPDPHAATFSPAERRRGRSLLPSIFQPPIPENQFWDVTEQADIILEPASLGHCSHHTTWQPDPVRLECLGWCRRMSLLRCSTFRRPLCKQSPWPHRCPAQGAPRARVHTRTASLSQHLSLWTRAGRI is encoded by the exons ATGACATCCGAAAGAGATGATGCTGGAAGGCAGGTGGGAGACCAGGGTGGGAGCAGAAGAGGAAGCCGTCGACGAGGGAAGGAGATGGTGTGGGACGCCGAGAGCGAAGGGCGAGCAGAGGAGCGAGGAGCGGAGCGCAGCGCGGGCGGAACAGGCGGGAAGGGCGTGGGAAAGGCCGTGTTTTCAAATGAGGCGGGCGCCGGGAGAGGCGAGCCCGGCCGGGGGAGCCACGCGCTCTGGTGGGGAAGAGCTGCCTGCAGACTGAAGCCGAGAGGAGGAAGCAGCGGATCTCCAGGCGTCCCTGCAAACTCCCGTTCCCTCCCCGCGCCCCTCGCGGCCCCCAGCCCGTTGGCGGCGGAAAGGCGCAGGATTCGGAGCTCAGAGGCCCGGGCCGCCAGCCGCCTCCCCTCCGTGGCTCGCGggcggaggctgaggcggggcgGAGGCGGGGACCGGGGTACCTCGCTCGCGCAGCCTGGAGCCCGCGCTGGGCCCAGCCCGACCCTGCTTTGGCCGCTGACCCCCGGGTCTCCAGCGCCGCCGGACCCTCACGCCGCCACCTTCTCTCCAGCCGAGCGCCGCCGCGGCCGCAGCCTCCTGCCGAGCATCTTCCAGCCCCCAATCCCTGAGAATCAGTTCTGGGATGTAACAGAGCAAGCGGACATTATTCTGGAACCAGCAAGCCTCGGTCACTGCAGCCACCACACTACGTGG CAGCCAGACCCGGTCCGTTTGGAATGCCTGGGATGGTGCCGCCGCATGTCCCTCCTCAGATGCTCAACATTCCGCAGACCTCTCTGCAAGCAAAGCCCGTG GCCCCACAGGTGCCCAGCCCAGGGGGCGCCCCGGGCCAGGGTCCATACCCGTACAGCCTCTCTGAGCCAGCACCTCTCACTTTGGACACGAGCGGGAAGAATCTGA